The bacterium genome includes the window AAGAAGCCTATCTTCGTACTTTCCAGAAATGGGAGATAAATCGAGCAGAATACGGATAAGATTTTTCCCCTCAATGAGTACAAAAAAGAGAGTAAAATGCATCACAAAAAAACCAAACATAAACGAAAGCGTACGGCCTAATACCTCAGGTGAATAATTGTATACATAACGCGCTACTTCGCCACCTACGCGCGTAATAAGACCAGGCACATCAATTGTAATATGCAGATGCGTTTCTAATTTTGTAGACAGCGGCTCAATATAATCACGATAAAAATTTTGGTTGGTAATAGTGGAAAAAAATGAGTTTAAATCGAGGGTAGAAACAAAACTTACCGTTTCCGAAATAATTTGAACAACAACCAAACTAAACGGCAGCACCAAAATTAAAAAAGTTAAAAACGTGGTAATGAACGAAGTAAGATAAGAGCGATTTTTTAATTTTTTAAGAAGAAACTCGTAAGCCGGATATAAAAGTATAGCCACAATACAGGCTAACACTACAGCCATAAAAACGGGCTTAAGGAGGAGAAAAAATCCAACCCCTAATGCAACCAGTAAAAAAAGAAACGCTCGGCGTTCATCCACAACCTGCTTCATACTAATCCGTTAAAAACTTAAGGTACGTTAAAGACTGCTTTATACTGAGCAGATTCATTATATAATCACAAATGAGCTGCTCTGTAAGAAACCGGATTATGGAGCTTTACTTCTTTTTTGTCGACTTCTTTTCTTTAGAAGCTTTAGCGGCCTTGGGAGCTTTTTCCTTTTTTTCGGCTTTAGGCGCTTTAGCGGCCTTTTCCTTTTTGGGAGCTGCTGCTTTTTTAGGTTTATCGCCACTAGGAACGGCGTGAACACCGGTACCGGGCAAATATTCAATAATAGCCATGGGCGATGAATCGCCAAGACGGTAGCCTAATTTAAGAACGCGGGTATACCCACCGTTACGGTCGGCAAAACGAGGAGCCAAGGTATCAAAAAGTTTTACTACAGCTTCACGCGAGCGCATAAAGTTAAACGATTGACGACGAGCAGCCAAATCATTCTTTTTACCCAAGGTAATAAGATGATCGGCAAACGAACGCAACTCTTTAGCACGAGGCAGCGTGGTTTCAATGCGCTCATGCATAATGAGAGAAGCTGCCATATTTTTAAACATGGCCAAGCGATGTTGTGTTTTACGCCCTAACTTACGTCCAGATACTTTATGTCTCATATAAACAGGTAAATGGTGGATGGTGGATGGTGGATGGCAAGAATCTTTTACCATTCACTATCAACTATCCACTATTCACTTCTTCTTAAATCATTTCTTCTGTCTTAACAGCGGGAACTTCGTCGGTAGGAAGTTTCCATCCGTCAATTTTCATACCCAAGCCCAAGCCCATTTCGGTCAAGATTTCCTTGATTTCATTTAAGGACTTACGGCCAAAGTTTTTGGTTTTAAGCATTTCCATTTCGGTTTTTTGCACCAATTCGCCTATATATTTAATTTCGGCATTTTGGAGGCAATTAGCAGAACGTACAGACAATTCCAATTCGTCTACACGGCGGTTTAAATGCTCGTTAATCTTGTTTTGTTCGTCTTCTTTAATTTCTACTTCAACGGGTTCTAAACCTTCTTCAAAGTTAATAAATACCTGAAGCTGTTCTTTTAAAATTTTAGCCGAAAAAGCAACTGCATCTTCGGGTAAAACAGCACCGTTGGTCCAAACTTCTAAGGTTAAACGGTCGTAATCGGTAGCCTGACCCACACGAGCATCGGTTACAGAATAATTTACACGTTCAATGGGAGAAAAGTTTGAATCAATAAAAATGGTTCCAATGGGAGCACCCTGATCTTTATTGGTTTCGGCTAAAACATAGCCCTTGCCCATTTTTACCTGCATTTCCATGGTAAGATTGGCATCTTCGCCCAAAGTAGCAATAGGATGATCGGGATTTAAAATTTCAACACGACCACCGGTATCAATTTGTCCGGCAGTGACAACACCTGCGCCTGTGGCGTTTAAGGTAATGGTGGCTTTGTCACCTTCTACCAGTTTTAACTTTAATTCCTTTAAGTTAAGGATGATGTTGGTAACATCTTCTTTAATACCAGGTACAGTTGAAAACTCGTGCACCACACCTTCAATTTTAACCGATACAATGGCAGCACCCTGAAGGGACGACAACAAAATGCGACGAATGGAATTACCAATGGTAATACCAAAGCCACGTTCTAAAGGGCGGGCCGTAAACTTGGCATAAGTTCCGGTATGACTCTCATTTTCAATTTCCAAGAACTTGGGTTTAATAAGACTGCGCCAGTTTTTATAGTTAAGGCTAGACATGAAGTATTCCTCCAAAAAAGGTTTTTTTATAAACTTAAAACTTTATTTCGAATAATGCTCAATAATGAGATTTTCATTAATGGGCATGGTAATTTGGGCTCTGTCAGGCAAAGCCTTTACAGTTCCTTCAAATTTTTCTTTGTTAACAAGCAACCATTCAGGTACCCCACGACGATCGGACGCTTCCAAAGCACCCAAAATACGGGTTACTTTGCGGCTTTTGTCCTTCACGCCAATCACATCACCTGCTTTTAAGGTAATAGATGGGATATTCACCTTTTTACCGTTAACCAAAAAATGATTTTGACCAATAAGCAAACGGGCTTCGGAACGCGAGTTGGCAAAACCCATACGATAAATAAGATTATCCATGCGGGCTTCCAAAAGCTGAAGCAAGTTGTCACCGGTTACACCCTTCATCCGTTCGGCACGTTCAAAAATGCGACGAAACTGACGTTCAAGAACGCCGTACAGAGTTTTTACCTTCTGCTTTTCACGCAATTGAACACCAAACTCCGAACGTTTGGTGCGACGGTTTTGGGCATGTTGACCCGGACCGTATTCACGACGCTCGATAGCACACTTTTCAGTGTAGCAACGATCGCCTTTTAAAAATAACTTCAAACCTTCGCGCCGACATAAGCGGCATACTGAATCACTATAACGAGCCATAAATTATACTCTCCTCCGTTTAGGGGGCCGACATCCGTTGTGCGGAATCGGAGTTACATCCTGGATTTTTAAAATGCGAATACCAACCGAAGCGCAAGCGCGCAACGCGGATTCACGACCCGACCCCGGACCCGAAACCACAGCAGTAGCAGAACGCAAACCGGATTCCATCGCTTTACGAGCAGCCTCTTCACCTGCAATTTGGGCAGCAAAAGGAGTTGATTTACGCGACCCCTTAAACCCTTTGGCACCCGCCGAACTCCAAGCCAAGGTGTTTCCCTGGGTATCGGTAATGGTGATAATGGTGTTGTTAAACGTAGCCTGCACGTGAATAACACCAGCCGACACGTTCTTTTTTGCCTTCTTCCTTTTATAAGCCTTTTTATCGGGCGCAGCAGCGGTTGCACCAGCTTCTCCCGATACAGTGGGTAATTTTTGTTTATTTGCCATATTAAGTCCTCGTTATTTACCCGTTGGGGCTTTTTTCTTACCGGCAACTGTTTTGCGCGGACCCTTCCGTGTACGTGAATTGGTTTTTGTTCTCTGACCTCTTGCCGGCAATCCTTTTTTGTGACGCGAGCCGCGGTAAGTTCCCAAGTCCATCAAGCGTTTGATACTTAAGGCTACTTCACGACGCAAGTTACCTTCCACCGGATACTTAGCATCGATAATAGCGCGGATTTTGGCCACGTCTTCATCCGACAATTCTTCGGCACGCTGTTGGGCGTTAATCCCTGCTTCTGTTAAAATATTCTCCGAACGGGAGTTGCCAATACCGTAAATATAGGTAAGCGCCACTCCAATCTTCTTGTTTTTCGGGATATCAATACCCGCTATTCTTGGCATGTTAACCTCTTATCCTTGACGTTGTTTATGTTTCTTTGTTTTACAAATCACGCGAACACGACCGGCGCGACGGATGATTTTGCAGTTTTCACAAATTTTTTTTACAGATGATCTTACTTTCATAACTTCCTTATTTTTCTCTAAAGGTGATGCGTCCCCGAGTTAAATCGTAGGGGGACAACTCAACCTTCACTTTATCGCCGGGTAAAATTTTGATGAAATGCATCCGCATCTTACCCGAAATATGCGCTAAAACCTTATGCCCGTTTGCTAGCTCCACTTTAAACATAGCATTAGGCAGAGGTTCTAAAACTTTTCCTTCCACTTCAATGGAATCTTCTTTTGCCATAGTTTGTACACTCAACTGTACGTTTTACCGCACATCCTTTTTATATCTTACTTAATATCCATGGCCCTTTTTCTGTACAGGCGATGGAGTGTTCAAAATGAGCCGACCATTTTCTATCTTTGGTCACCACGGTCCAGTCATCTTTTAAAACTTCTACTTCGGCCACTCCCATGTTGATCATGGGTTCAATTGCTAAAACCATTCCCACTTTAATACGCGGGCCGGTTCCCTTTTCACCATAATTAGGAACCTGTGGTTCTTCATGCATCTGACGTCCAATACCATGGCCTACAAAATCGCGTACTACACTATAACCATGAGCTTCGGCATACTGCTGAACCGCGTGTCCAATATCACCAATGCGGTTACCGGCTACTACTTGCTCAATTCCTAAATCTAAACTCACGCGCGTCACATCCATCAACTTCTGAGCTTCGGCACTCACCTTACCCACACCCACCGTTACAGCCGAATCTCCTACAAAACCTTCGTATGTGGCTCCGCAGTCAATTCCTATAATATCTCCTTCATTCAAAACTTTTTTCCCTGGAATTCCATGAACCACTTCCTCGTTTACCGAGGTACACAGTGATTTAGGATACCCACGGTAACCCACAAAAGTAGGAATGCCTCCCATTTTTTTAATGGTTTCATTGGCTACTTTATCTAAATCGTCGGTTGTAATACCGGGAGACACCATCTCCTTTAATTTTAAAAGAACCGTGGCCACAATGCGATTTGCCTTGGCCATTTTTTCAATCTCATCTGGCGACTTCAGAATAATCACGTCAAATCCTCTATCGCTTTCTCAATCAATCCAAAAATCTTGTTTACTTCTCCCATCCCATCTACCGAAGCGAGTTTTCCCAACTTTTTGTAATACTCGCTTACAGGAGCTGTTTGGTTTTTATAAACCGTAAGTCTCTTGCGGATAGTTTCGGGTTTATCGTCATCTCGTTGATATAAGTTGCCTCCACACTGATCACACTTTCCTTCCTTTTTAGGAGGGCTAAATAAAAGGTGATAACCAGTACCGCAATCTTTACAAGTACGGCGGCTTGACAAGCGTTTTACCAATTCATCTTCGTTTACTTGAAACGAAATGGTAAAAACCCCACTCGCATTCGCCATTTTACTTAAAGCCTCGGCTTGTCCCACCGTTCGGGGGAAACCATCCAAAACAAAACCGTTTTTACAGTCTTGTCGTGAAATTCTATCTTCAATAATGTCAATGACCAACTGATCGGGCACCAATTGCCCAGCATTAATATAGGTTTTGGCTTTCAATCCCAACGGTGTTCTCTCGCGAATTGCTTCACGAAAAATTTCACCTGTTGAAATTTGCGGCACCTTGTAGCGCTCACAAATGCGGCGCGACTGGGTACCCTTGCCCGAACCTGGAGGTCCTAGAAGGATCAATTTCAACTTCTTCTCCCCTTAAACTTTCCGGCCTTTCCTCCCAAAAACCCCTCGTAGCTGCGCGAGAGTAAATGGGATTCTATTTGGGCAATGGTGTCCATTCCCACGCCCACCACAATCAAAAGCGAGGTTCCACCAAATGTTTGCGCAAGTCCTGGTGGAATATTAAACTGGCTAATCAGCAGCGTGGGTAAAATACACACGCCAGCTATATATAAAGCACCGCCTAAAGTAATACGGCTTAAAATGCGGTCGATATAATCGGAGGTTGATTTACCAGGACGTATCCCTGGCACATACCCACCGTTCTTTTTCAAATTTTCTGCAATATCGAGCGGGTTAAACGTGACCGCTGTGTAAAAATAACAAAAGAAAATAATAAGCGATACATACAGCAAGTTATGAAACCATCCCGAGGTTAACACCTGGGCTAAGGTATTCATCACATCGTTCTTCCAAAACTGGGCCAGTGTTGCCGGAAATAAAATAATGGAAGACGAAAAAATGGCCGGGATTACACCCGCCATATTCAACTTAAGCGGCAAATGCGTGCTTTGCCCGCCGTACATTTTGTTACCCACTACGCGTTTAGCATAGTTGATAGGAATACGACGCTGGCTTCTTTCAAAGTACACAATCAGTGACACAATGATAAAAATAAAAGCAAGCAAGAGCAAAAAGCCGATAAAATCGCCAAATTGCTGCTTTGTATTCCAAGCATCGCGAAAAGAGCCCGGAATACGAGTAACAATACCAGAAAAGATAATGAGCGAAATACCGTTACCAATGCCACGTTCCGATATTTGTTCTCCCAACCACATCAAAAAAGCCGTACCGGCAGCTAATGTGAGCATGGTTGTGATGTAGAACATTGGGCCACCCACACCAGGAAGAAGCACACCCTGACGTTCTAAACCAACGCTAATGCCAAAACCCTGAATAAGTGACAACACAACTGTGCCGTAACGGGTATATTGCGTAATCTTTTTACGCCCGTACTCGCCCTCTTCCTTAGAAAGCTTTTGGAGCGACGGGATAGATACCGTAAGAAGCTGCAAAATAATGGACGCGCTGATGTAAGGCATAATACCTAAAGCAATTACCGAAAACTGCTGCAGCGCGCCGCCCGAAAACATATTAAAAATTTCAAAGACCGTACCTTGCGAAAAAACCTTAGCCAAGGCCTCCACCCTAATACCTGGAGTGGGAACAAACACGCCAATGCGATAAACAGCCAGCATCATCAGCGTAAAAAGTATTCTTTTTCTGAGTTCGGGCAATTTTGCCAAAACTCCCATTCCGCCTTCAGCCACATCCCCCCCTTTGTTTAATCAATAACAACCGCTTTACCGCCGGCTTTTTCAATTTTTTCTTTAGCACTGGCCGAAAAGTGTGTTGCCTTAATGGTAAGCGCTACACCCAAATCACCATTACCCAACACGCGCACGCCGCCACTTCTTAAATTTTTAACAATACCGTTAGCCTTTAAAAAAGCACCATCTACTTCGGCATTGGCAGAAAGTTTTGCCAATTGTCCCACGTTAATGACTGTATAGTCTTCGCGAGTAAAGTTATGGAAACCTCTTTTAGGCATACGGCGTTGCAAAGGCATCTGTCCGCCTTCAAAACCGGTTTTATGATAACCACCGGCACGGGCCTTTTGCCCCTTGTGTCCTTTACCAGAAGTTTTACCTAAACCCGACGATTCACCGCGACCCAAACGAGTACGGTTTTTAACAGCGCCTTTAGGAGGTCTTAAATTATTGAGTAACATAGTCATTCCTTCTTCTTTTTAAGATTCTACAACTTGCACCAGGTGCGATACCTTGCCAATCATCCCGCGAATAGCCGGGTTATCAACCAGTTCAACGGTTTGATTAAGTCTGGTAAAACCCAAACCTCTTACCGTATCTTTTTGTCTTTTGGTGCGGCCAATGGCGCTGTGAACCAATTTAACTTTAATTTTCTTTCCACTCATAAAATCTCCAAACTATTAGTCTCTTACTAAAAATATTTTGTACAGAGTGCACAAGATATTTTTAGATAAGAGACTTATCCCGCTTATCGGGATTAAGCTGTAGCCGATCCATCGGGTGTGGGTTCTGTTACAACAGGTTCCACATCCACTTCGCTAAATAATTTTTCTACTGTTTCTACAGGAGCCACTTCTAAACGTTTTAAACGGGTGGCTTTAGCAGTACCAGCACGACCTAACTTAAGACTTAATAGACCTTCAAAAGTAGCCTTGATCACGTTGTGAGGATTAGATGGACCAATACATTTGGATAAAATATTATGGATGCCAGCCGCTTCAAATACAGCACGCGACACACCACCAGCAATAACACCAGTACCGGCATGAGCGGCACGCATCAAAACTTTAGAAGCACCATATTTACCCAACACATCGTGAGGCACAGTACCTTCTACAATGGGAACATTGATTAAATTTTTTCTGGCACGCAAGGCACCCTTTTTAATAGCATCAGGAACTTCACCAGCTTTACCCAAACCATAACCTACTTTGCCATTGCCATCGCCCACTACAATTAAAGCCGAAAAGCTGAAACGACGTCCGCCTTTTACCACTTTAGCCACGCGCGAAATATTTACTACGCGATCGGTAAATACCGGCCCTTCAACGTCTTCATTTCTGTCGTTTCTGTCATTTCTGTCATTTCTATCGTTTCTTTGTTCGCTCATATTAATCCTTCAATTAAAATTTTAATCCCGATTCACGGGCCGCATCGGCCAGAGATTTAATTACGCCATGGTAACGAAAACCGTTACGGTCGAAAGCAACACGGTTAATATTGGCAGCCAATGCTTTTTCGGCAACAAGCTTACCTACTTCGGCAGCAGCTGTTTTATTAGCAGAAGCCTTGCCGGTTTTAAGCGTGCTGGCATTTACCAATGTTTTACCCGAAATATCGTCAATAACCTGAGCATAAACATGCTTTAAGCTACGATACACCGAAAGACGGGGGCATTCGGGAGAACCCAGAATTTTTTTACGAATTCTAACTTTACGGGACAAACGTCCTTCTAATTTACTTTTTGGCATATTACTTAGCTCCTCCACTGGCCGCAGCCTTACCCACTTTACGTTGGATCACTTCGTCGGCATAACGAATCCCCTTACCCTTGTAAGGTTCGGGAGGTTTGTAGCCGCGAATATTGGCGGTGGTTTGCCCCACTTTTTCACGGTCAGGTCCACTCACCGTAATGCGGGTTTGTTTTTCAACGGCAATCTTAATACCGTCGGGTACTTTAAAATCAACGGGGTGTGAGAAACCAAGTGTCATGCTGAGCGTACTGCCCTTCATTTCAGCTCTGTAACCCACGCCTTCAATATCTAAAATTTTGGTAAAACCTTGAGAAACACCTTCAATCATATTTTTGATGAGGGCACGTACCAAACCATGGGCGGCTTTGGCTTCAAGACTATCATCCTTGCGGGTAACAATAACTTGACCTTTGTCTACGTTAACCGTGGTTAAGGCATTTAAAGGGCGGCTTAATTTACCCTGAGGCCCTTCAACGTTAACAGCATTGTTAGCCACATTTACTTTTACTTTATCCGGGATAATTACCGGTCTTTTTCCTGTTCTCGACATAAAAACTCCAAATAATGATAAACTTAATTCACCTCACAAATCACTTCACCACCAACTTTATTAGCGCGGGCTTTTTTATCGGTAATCATCCCTTGGGGTGTTGATAAAATGCGTAAGCCAATGCCTTTTAAGAACGGCTTAATTTCACGATAGCCGTGATAAACACGACGACCAGGACGCGACACGCGTTTAATGCGACGAATAGCCGAATCGCGGTTCATGTCGTACTTTAAAAATACTTTCATCTCCGACTGAGGCGCTTTTTCTTCCATCACATACTGCGATACAAAGCCCTCCTCTTTTAAGATCTTTACGATCTGTTCTTTAACTTTAGAAGCCGGCACCATCACGTATTCCTTACGGGCTTTGATGCCGTTTCTGATTCTTGTTAATAAATCTGCAATTGGATCTGTCATAATTTACCTCTTACCAGCTGGATTTTGTTACACCGGGAATTTCACCTAAATGCGCTCTTTTACGAAAGCACAAACGGCACATGTTAAAGCGCCGTAAATAAGCGCGTGATCTGCCACATAAAGGGCATCTTCTATAGGCGCGTACCTTAAACTTGGGTTTTCTTGCTGCTTTAATTCTTAGCGATGTTTTAGCCATGATTTCTTCCTTACAAAATTAAGTACGTAAAGGCAGCCCTAATGCACGAAGGAGCAATTCTCCTTCTTTGTCATTTTGGGCGGTTGTTACAAAAGTAATGTTCATGCCGCGGCTTTTTTCAATGCGGTCGGCTACAATTTCAGGGAAAATAATGTGTTCGGTAATACCACAGGTATAATTACCACGTCCGTCAAAGCCGCGTTTATTTAAACCCTTAAAATCGCGCGCACGGGGCAAGGCCACGTTGGCGAAACGATTCAAAAATTCATACATACGCTTGCGACGCAGTGTCACGCGGCAACCAATAGCTTGGCCTTCGCGTAATTTGAAGGTAGCAATCGATTTTTTAGCCTTGGTAATAACAGCTTTTTGACCGGTAATAACGGTTAAATCAGCGGCAATGGTATCCAAAATTTTGCTATTTTGGAGCGCATCCGATGTGGAGCTGTTGATCACAATTTTGGTAAGCTTAGGTAAACGCATGATATTGGTAATACCCAATTCAGCTTTTAACTTTGGCACAACCTGTTCTTTGTAAAATTTTTCAAGCATAATTACCTCTTAAGTCTTTATTCAGCCTTAACTTCACCGGCTTTTTTAAAAGCACGTACTTTATTTCCTTTAGAATCAACTTTAGCACCCACACGTACCGTACGATTTTTCTTTTCGTCAAAATACATGAGATTGGAAATATGGATAGAAGCTTCCTTTTCCACAATGCCACCTTGGGGATTTTTTTGATTAGGGCGTGTATGGCGCTTAATCATGTTGATTTTTTCCACCAACGCACGATCTTTTTCGGGTAAAATACGAATAATTTTCCCCGTTTTACCTTTATCTTTTCCGGCGATCACTTTTACCAAGTCGCCTTTTTTAATTGCATATCCCATATTATAATACCTCCGGAGCGAGCGAAATGATCTTCATATATTTCTTCGCGCGCAATTCTCTGGCCACGGGCCCAAAAATACGGGTACCAATAGGCTCGCCGTTATTATCAATTAACACCGCCGAATTTTCATCAAAGCGAATATAGGTACCATCGGGGCGGCGAATTTCCTTACGGGTTCTCACCACTACTCCTTTTTTTACATCGCCTTTTTTTACCTTAGCATTGGGTAAGGCTTCTTTTACAGCCACAACAATTACATCACCAATGGTGGCATAACGTCTTTTACTTCCGCCTAATACTTTGATGCAAAAAAGTTTTTTTGCACCAGAGTTATCGGCCGAATTAAGCATGGTTTGCATTTGTATCATGGTAAGCTTCCGATCTTTTTATAAGTTAGCGCCCTTTTCAACCACCTGAGTAACAACCCATCTTTTGGTTTTACTAATGGGTTTGCATTCTTGGATGGCTACGCGGTCACCCACGGCGCATTCGTTTTTTTCGTCATGAACCTTGAATTTTTTCTTCTTGGTCAAAAATTTTCCAAAGATAGGATCGCGAACGCGACGTACAACCTCAACAACGGCTGTTTTTGCCATCTTATCGCTAATCACAATGCCTTCTTTTGTTTTTCTTTCAACGGTCATACTTATCCCTTCTTCGCATTCTTCATGGTTGCCACACGGGCGATATCTTTTTTAATTTCTCCCAAGCGGTGCGTTTTATCTAACTGGTTGGTAGACTTTTTAAGTTTTAAACCAAACAGCTCTTCTTTCCACTCGGCTACAAGCTTATCCAGCTCGGCCTGGGACTTATCTTTTAATTCACTAGGCTTCACGGTAATTCTCCCTGGTAATGATTTTAGTTTTTAAACCTAATTTATGTTTGGCAAGGGTTAAGGCTTCTTTAGCCACGGCATTATCAACGCCTTCCATTTCAAACAAAATACGTCCAATTTTTACCGGTGCTACCCATAATTCGGTGGCGCCCTTACCGCTACCCATACGAGTTTCAAGCGGCTTTTTACTTAAAGGCTTATCGGGAAAAAGACGAATCCATACACGACCACCTCTTTTAATGGCGCGTGTCATAGCAATACGGGCCGCTTCAATTTGACGAGCGGTTACCCAGCCG containing:
- the rpsH gene encoding 30S ribosomal protein S8; translated protein: MTDPIADLLTRIRNGIKARKEYVMVPASKVKEQIVKILKEEGFVSQYVMEEKAPQSEMKVFLKYDMNRDSAIRRIKRVSRPGRRVYHGYREIKPFLKGIGLRILSTPQGMITDKKARANKVGGEVICEVN
- a CDS encoding type Z 30S ribosomal protein S14, encoding MAKTSLRIKAARKPKFKVRAYRRCPLCGRSRAYLRRFNMCRLCFRKRAHLGEIPGVTKSSW
- the rplE gene encoding 50S ribosomal protein L5 — protein: MLEKFYKEQVVPKLKAELGITNIMRLPKLTKIVINSSTSDALQNSKILDTIAADLTVITGQKAVITKAKKSIATFKLREGQAIGCRVTLRRKRMYEFLNRFANVALPRARDFKGLNKRGFDGRGNYTCGITEHIIFPEIVADRIEKSRGMNITFVTTAQNDKEGELLLRALGLPLRT
- the rplX gene encoding 50S ribosomal protein L24, yielding MGYAIKKGDLVKVIAGKDKGKTGKIIRILPEKDRALVEKINMIKRHTRPNQKNPQGGIVEKEASIHISNLMYFDEKKNRTVRVGAKVDSKGNKVRAFKKAGEVKAE
- the rplN gene encoding 50S ribosomal protein L14; the encoded protein is MIQMQTMLNSADNSGAKKLFCIKVLGGSKRRYATIGDVIVVAVKEALPNAKVKKGDVKKGVVVRTRKEIRRPDGTYIRFDENSAVLIDNNGEPIGTRIFGPVARELRAKKYMKIISLAPEVL
- the rpsQ gene encoding 30S ribosomal protein S17, giving the protein MTVERKTKEGIVISDKMAKTAVVEVVRRVRDPIFGKFLTKKKKFKVHDEKNECAVGDRVAIQECKPISKTKRWVVTQVVEKGANL
- the rpmC gene encoding 50S ribosomal protein L29, coding for MKPSELKDKSQAELDKLVAEWKEELFGLKLKKSTNQLDKTHRLGEIKKDIARVATMKNAKKG
- the rplP gene encoding 50S ribosomal protein L16; protein product: MLMPKKVKYRKQQKGRLRGKARSGYNLAFGDYALQVLETGWVTARQIEAARIAMTRAIKRGGRVWIRLFPDKPLSKKPLETRMGSGKGATELWVAPVKIGRILFEMEGVDNAVAKEALTLAKHKLGLKTKIITRENYREA